The following proteins are encoded in a genomic region of Pedosphaera parvula Ellin514:
- the ade gene encoding adenine deaminase — MRHLQEKLSIARGEKPAELLFKNANLVNVLSGEIHRTNVAVTDGRVVGIGDYEGEQVIDLKGAYLAPSLIDGHFHVESSMLTMPEFARAVVPHGTGVVVIDPHEYANVLGLDGIRYVLESSKNLPIDFFIMLPSCVPATHLETAGARLTADDLKLMIADERVAGVAELMNYPGVYLGVESELDKIKAGKGKAIDGHAPGLRGKNLNAYVLAGVKSDHESTELEEAHEKLRLGMHLLLREGSTERNLATLAPLVNPHNAMNLSYATDDKLAGDLVSEGHIDHAVRKSIQMGVSPITALQIATINTARHYRLRNYGAIAPRYWADFIVFDDLKNIVVRQTYKKGILVAENGKYFGEHPEIVPQPRSTMNLRYKPSDLEVKAEKPGRIRVIEIVPQQIVTKELLETPKVENGKIVADVERDILKMVVVERHRATGNVGVGFVRGFKLKQGALGSTVAHDAHNVVVVGTNDEDILKVIQELENLKGGQVAVSQGQVKAELALPIAGLVSDQPLDEVIDRIAGLNAAAAEMGCELEAPFMTLSFLSLSPIPELKLTDQGLIDAVHMRTTSLFE, encoded by the coding sequence ATGAGGCATCTACAAGAAAAACTAAGCATCGCACGCGGGGAGAAGCCAGCGGAGTTACTCTTTAAAAATGCCAATTTGGTCAACGTCTTGAGTGGTGAGATTCATCGCACCAATGTGGCAGTGACGGATGGACGGGTGGTGGGGATTGGAGATTATGAAGGGGAGCAGGTCATTGATTTAAAGGGGGCGTATCTGGCGCCGAGTTTGATCGATGGCCATTTCCATGTGGAGAGTTCGATGTTGACGATGCCGGAGTTTGCGCGTGCAGTGGTGCCGCATGGCACCGGGGTGGTGGTGATTGATCCGCATGAGTATGCCAATGTGCTCGGGTTGGATGGGATTCGCTACGTGTTGGAATCGAGCAAGAATCTCCCGATTGATTTCTTCATCATGTTGCCTTCCTGTGTGCCGGCGACGCATTTGGAAACGGCGGGGGCGCGGTTGACGGCGGATGATTTGAAGTTGATGATTGCGGATGAGCGGGTGGCGGGGGTTGCGGAGTTGATGAATTATCCCGGCGTGTATCTCGGAGTGGAGAGTGAGTTGGACAAGATAAAGGCAGGGAAGGGAAAGGCGATTGATGGGCATGCGCCGGGATTAAGGGGAAAGAATTTAAATGCTTATGTGCTTGCCGGAGTAAAGTCGGATCATGAGTCGACTGAGTTGGAAGAGGCGCATGAGAAGTTGCGGTTGGGGATGCATTTACTGTTGCGCGAAGGGAGCACGGAACGGAATTTAGCAACGCTCGCGCCGTTGGTGAATCCGCATAACGCCATGAATCTCTCATATGCGACGGATGACAAGCTGGCGGGAGATTTGGTTTCTGAGGGGCATATTGATCATGCGGTGAGGAAGTCAATTCAGATGGGGGTGTCGCCGATTACGGCGTTGCAGATCGCGACCATCAACACGGCGCGGCATTATCGATTGAGGAATTACGGGGCGATTGCGCCACGATATTGGGCGGACTTCATTGTGTTTGATGATTTGAAGAACATTGTGGTTCGGCAGACGTATAAAAAGGGAATTCTAGTAGCGGAGAATGGGAAGTATTTTGGCGAGCATCCTGAGATTGTGCCACAGCCGCGCAGCACAATGAATTTGCGTTATAAGCCATCGGACCTGGAGGTTAAAGCGGAAAAGCCGGGGCGCATCCGGGTGATTGAAATTGTGCCGCAGCAGATTGTCACGAAGGAGTTGCTCGAAACGCCCAAGGTTGAGAATGGGAAGATCGTGGCGGATGTGGAACGGGATATTTTGAAGATGGTGGTGGTGGAGCGGCATCGGGCCACGGGAAATGTCGGAGTTGGTTTTGTGCGCGGGTTCAAGCTGAAGCAAGGGGCATTGGGGTCAACGGTGGCGCATGATGCTCACAATGTGGTGGTGGTGGGGACGAACGATGAGGATATTCTGAAGGTGATACAGGAACTGGAGAATTTGAAGGGTGGCCAGGTGGCGGTGTCGCAAGGCCAGGTGAAGGCTGAACTGGCGTTGCCGATTGCGGGGTTGGTATCGGATCAACCGTTGGATGAGGTGATCGATCGGATTGCGGGATTGAATGCAGCAGCGGCAGAGATGGGCTGTGAGCTGGAAGCGCCGTTTATGACGCTGTCCTTTCTAAGTCTGTCACCGATACCGGAGTTGAAGTTGACGGATCAAGGGTTGATTGATGCGGTGCATATGCGGACGACGAGTTTGTTTGAGTGA